In the Topomyia yanbarensis strain Yona2022 chromosome 3, ASM3024719v1, whole genome shotgun sequence genome, one interval contains:
- the LOC131692037 gene encoding small ribosomal subunit protein mS35, whose product MALITLIAGRCTVKFSVRVIGSRYRSTERELDSRKHLDDEQFPVLNFKQVRSQRVARRKIIRPEVPPPRTQQMATDQDWGAVWPGPKSFNPSVVPLPLRQGYVSKKHQTPPGKFANAELMKIPNFLHLTPPVIKRQCEALKQFCTPWPKGLETEEKMKKHFPLDFITSDYCHALPTIRNPLSRIVTIQLKLESLKLDKHARDKFLRLVGDRHNADTDVLTLVTDRCPLKKQNYDYAMYLLTALFHESNVVESWEETKSEADMEYYDFQRNRSKVSSESILNWGKAEGDVRLNAPLSYASSVEQLFNDGENEYNLSKYKEQTLSLLDLAK is encoded by the exons ATGGCTTTAATAACGCTAATCGCTGGTAGATGTACTGTTAAATTTTCCGTTCGAGTGATTGGTAGCCGGTATCGATCTACAGAGCGTGAACTGGATTCCAGAAAACACCTCGACGATGAAC aGTTTCCTGTCCTTAATTTCAAACAGGTCAGATCCCAACGGGTAGCTCGACGGAAAATTATAAGACCCGAAGTGCCCCCACCAAG AACTCAGCAAATGGCCACAGACCAGGATTGGGGTGCCGTGTGGCCTGGCCCCAAATCATTCAATCCTTCGGTTGTCCCGCTACCGCTGCGTCAGGGCTACGTATCAAAAAAGCACCAGACTCCGCCGGGAAAATTTGCAAATGCCGAGCTGATGAAGATTCCCAACTTTTTACATCTAACGCCACCGGTAATCAAAAGGCAATGTGAAGCTTTGAAGCAATTTTGCACCCCTTGGCCGAAGGGACTGGAAACGGAggaaaaaatgaagaaacatTTCCCTCTGGATTTTATAACATCGGATTACTGTCATGCACTACCGACAATAAGAAACCCTCTATCGCGCATCGTGACTATTCAGTTAAAGTTGGAATCTTTGAAGCTAGACAAACATGCGCGGGACAAGTTCCTGCGTTTGGTTGGTGACAGACACAATGCTGATACGGATGTGCTGACCCTGGTGACTGACCGGTGTCCACTGAAAAAGCAAAATTACGATTATGCTATGTATTTACTAACGGCTCTGTTCCATGAATCCAACGTAGTAGAATCCTGGGAGGAAACCAAATCGGAGGCGGATATGGAGTATTACGATTTTCAACGCAATCGATCAAAGGTAAGCTCGGAATCCATTTTAAACTGGGGGAAGGCTGAGGGAGACGTCCGGTTAAATGCTCCACTTAGCTATGCAAGCTCAGTAGAACAGTTGTTTAATGACGGCGAAAATGAATACAATTTATCAAAGTATAAAGAGCAAACGTTATCCCTTTTGGACCTAGCGAAATAG
- the LOC131690498 gene encoding kinesin-like protein KIF18A yields MDHKNIRVAVRVRPFNRRELEQNQRNIIKVLDRTTLMFDPDEDEDEFFFHGMKQTHRDITKRIKKKLAMEYDDVFDAESTNTDIFENCTKPLVQSVMDGYNCSVFVYGATGAGKTFTMLGSEDCPGITFLTMKDLFHQIDELSSVRKFDIGISYLEVYNELVMNLLTKSGPLKLREDSSGVVVSGLVLKQIHNAEELLNLLALGNQNRTQHPTDANAESSRSHAIFQVHIRMVDKATGQKKTVKLSMIDLAGSERAASTRGIGIRFKEGANINKSLLALGNCINKLADGLKHIPYRDSNLTRILKDSLGGNCQTLMIANVSPSSLTYDDTYNTLKYASRAKKIRTTLKQNIVQSNVPKEYLVKKVNEQATEIDRLKAKLKELEEYKAAAAVKLLAPPPADPVMPNETLLNTWRSRIDNCFSTVKKAQEHYFNLQSKEKILNLRSKLKEQAESIKKIITLDGRHLNGDIARLEASIDRYGKQVARQKDELNRWAKRYKEALKNLETLRIDVRTSDIANILQYHVKAKEHELDAAKSYLKKSHVMKINLIYIDENRQWEKITRLSGDIIQQNYLLLRSMDRLDHVSLEKMERLARLDHCQRGVKFSDDDDQGELLKEANITDTSIDDITNLSDYADGVDLSEDADLGVKRLKTDEEVDDEVVPKNFKNEMNSVEFKKPRSIRPLNFKTQSLSVKTTVTRKTPTKAQKTTTITQFKVPKLVLSGTHKPSSAKKRPKLSNSSTSSNDASDCSDGPDENCGNGNSTFCIDSSKNSASSLFSNVLVESNVDPKVLNKVLRRASTKGNVISKVTLTLNKENRKISPKRVGKSPRPLVRTNSRSHTTAASVINRYRMMKSGATASTSSAGKLLNNYAPSSATKQTYDSDGERKARSGKK; encoded by the exons ATGGATCACAAAAACATTCGAGTGGCGGTTCGTGTTCGTCCTTTCAACCGCAGAGAATTGGAACAAAACCAGCGAAACATCATTAAG GTTCTGGATCGCACCACGCTGATGTTCGATCCGGACGAGGACGAAGACGAATTCTTTTTCCATGGAATGAAGCAAACGCACCGGGACATTACTAAACGAATCAAAAAGAAACTCGCCATGGAATACGACGATGTATTTGATGCGGAATCTACGAACACGGACATCTTCGAGAACTGCACTAAACCGCTAGTACAGTCCGTGATGGATGGATATAACTGTTCTGTTTTTGTTTACGGCGCGACTGGAGCCGGCAAGACCTTTACCATGCTTGGGAGCGAAGACTGTCCAGGTATAACGTTCCTTACCATGAAGGATCTGTTCCATCAGATTGATGAGCTGAGCAGTGTGCGTAAATTTGACATTGGAATTTCATATCTGGAAGTGTACAACGAGTTGGTTATGAATTTACTGACGAAATCGGGACCGCTGAAACTAAGAGAAGATAGCAGTGGTGTGGTGGTCAGTGGATTGGTGTTGAAACAGATTCACAATGCGGAAGAACTACTGAACTTATTAGCTCTGGGCAATCAAAACCGAACGCAGCATCCGACCGATGCGAATGCCGAAAGTAGTCGCAGTCACGCAATTTTTCAGGTACACATTCGAATGGTTGATAAAGCCACTGGACAGAAGAAAACGGTCAAACTGTCTATGATTGATCTGGCTGGAAGTGAACGAGCCGCCAGTACTAGAGGAATCGGAATAAGATTCAAAGAAGGTGCCAATATTAATAAAAGTCTCCTTGCTTTAGGAAACTGCATCAACAAACTAGCGGACGGTTTGAAACACATTCCCTACCGAGACTCAAATTTGACCCGTATCCTTAAAGACAGCCTCGGGGGAAATTGCCAAACATTGATGATTGCCAATGTTTCACCTTCCTCACTTACCTATGATGATACGTACAACACGCTGAAATACGCTTCAAGAGCTAAGAAGATCCGAACTACCCTGAAACAGAACATTGTACAGTCCAACGTGCCGAAAGAGTATCTCGTTAAAAAAGTCAACGAACAAGCAACTGAGATTGATCGTTTGAAAGCCAAACTCAAGGAGCTTGAGGAATATAAGGCAGCAGCTGCCGTGAAATTACTTGCTCCGCCTCCTGCCGATCCTGTCATGCCAAATGAAACGTTGCTCAACACTTGGCGATCGCGAATAGACAATTGTTTTTCGACTGTTAAAAAAGCACAAGAACACTATTTCAATTTGCAAAGCAAGGAGAAGATATTGAATTTGCGATCCAAGTTAAAAGAGCAAGCGGAATCAATAAAAAAGATTATCACGCTGGACGGAAGGCATTTGAATGGG GATATCGCTCGATTGGAGGCTTCAATCGATCGCTATGGCAAGCAGGTGGCTCGGCAAAAAGATGAGTTAAATCGATGGGCTAAGCGATACAAGGAAGCCCTCAAAAACTTGGAAACGTTGCGCATTGATGTGCGAACGTCAGATATTGCCAACATTCTGCAATATCATGTTAAGGCAAAAGAACACGAGCTCGATGCGGCAAAGTCTTACCTAAAAAAGAGCCACGTTATGAAAATCAATCTTATTTATATTGACGAGAACAGGCAGTGGGAGAAGATTACACGACTGAGTGGAGATATAATTCAACAGAATTATTTACTGTTAAGAAGCATGGACCGGTTGGACCATGTTTCACTAGAAAAAATGGAAAGACTTGCGCGGTTGGACCATTGTCAGCGAGGCGTAAAATTCAGTGATGATGATGATCAAGGTGAATTGTTGAAGGAAGCTAACATCACGGATACAAGCATTGATGATATAACAAACCTTTCCGACTACGCTGACGGAGTCGATCTCTCTGAAGACGCCGATCTGGGAGTTAAGCGATTGAAGACAGACGAGGAAGTAGATGATGAAGTAGTAcccaaaaactttaaaaatgagATGAACTCAGTGGAATTCAAAAAACCTAGATCTATTCGACCCCTGAATTTCAAAACGCAAAGTTTGAGTGTGAAAACTACTGTAACGCGAAAAACTCCTACTAAGGCGCAGAAAACTACCACGATAACTCAATTCAAGGTCCCAAAGCTAGTCCTAAGTGGCACACACAAGCCATCCAGTGCAAAGAAACGACCTAAATTATCTAACTCTTCTACCTCGTCGAACGATGCTAGTGATTGCTCTGACGGTCCCGACGAAAATTGTGGAAATGGGAACAGTACCTTCTGCATTGATTCTTCGAAGAATTCTGCCAGTTCATTGTTTTCAAATGTATTGGTTGAAAGCAACGTCGACCCTAAAGTGCTTAACAAAG TACTCCGCCGGGCGTCTACGAAAGGCAACGTGATTTCTAAGGTTACTTTAACTCTCAACaaggaaaatagaaaaattagtCCAAAACGGGTAGGCAAAAGCCCGAGACCCTTAGTGAGAACAAACAGTCGAT CCCACACCACAGCAGCCAGTGTGATCAATCGCTACAGGATGATGAAAAGCGGAGCCACTGCAAGCACATCTTCTGCGGGAAAGTTGCTGAACAACTACGCACCTTCGAGTGCAACGAAACAAACCTACGATAGTGATGGCGAACGGAAAGCTCGAAGcggaaaaaaataa
- the LOC131690499 gene encoding ribosome-recycling factor, mitochondrial, with amino-acid sequence MIRNTISVLAKNTRSLFTVTLEHVPSSSESARILSLPVLQQQIRNYAKSKDRKKEKKGAPVKVHINEDQLSEVINLRALRTQMEKGINTMKEDYIKNLSLRSATGAIETLKVEYEGKDYQLQELGQVVRKNPKTVVINLISFPQTIPAVLQAIQKSGMNLNPQQDGTTLYIPVPKVTREHREGLAKNAKSLFIKCRDTIKDAQNQTIKKLKKQTDISEDLNFQVQAQVTAVANEYIKEAEKMMEIKQAELLGDKL; translated from the coding sequence ATGATACGAAACACTATCAGTGTACTCGCTAAAAACACCCGATCACTGTTCACAGTTACGCTAGAACATGTTCCTAGTAGCTCAGAAAGTGCAAGAATCCTCTCACTGCCTGTGCTTCAACAACAAATTCGTAACTATGCCAAAAGTAAGGAcaggaaaaaagaaaagaaaggtGCACCGGTAAAGGTTCACATCAATGAAGATCAACTGTCCGAAGTAATCAATCTACGCGCTCTGCGGACACAGATGGAAAAAGGTATCAACACTATGAAGGAAGATTACATAAAAAATCTTTCACTTCGCTCTGCGACAGGAGCTATTGAAACGTTGAAGGTTGAATACGAAGGGAAGGACTATCAACTGCAGGAACTCGGTCAAGTTGTGAGAAAAAATCCGAAAACCGTCGTGATAAATTTGATATCTTTCCCGCAAACAATACCGGCGGTGTTGCAAGCCATTCAAAAAAGCGGTATGAATTTAAACCCACAACAGGATGGAACGACGTTATATATACCGGTACCAAAAGTTACCCGTGAGCACCGTGAGGGTTTGGCGAAGAATGCCAAATCTTTGTTCATAAAGTGTCGCGATACGATCAAGGATGCACAGAATCAAACGATCAAGAAGTTAAAAAAGCAAACCGATATATCGGAAGATCTGAACTTCCAAGTGCAAGCTCAAGTCACTGCAGTTGCCAACGAGTATATAAAGGAAGCGGAAAAAATGATGGAAATAAAGCAAGCTGAATTATTAGGAGATAAGCTATGA